The Gossypium hirsutum isolate 1008001.06 chromosome D06, Gossypium_hirsutum_v2.1, whole genome shotgun sequence genome contains the following window.
ATGCACATGGAACTCTCTAAGTCCCTCTACTTTTCTCTCTCGTTTTGTACTCTCGAGAAGGAGCTTTCTCATCGATACTGGCTATCTCTTTGGCCAAGGGCAGCACCATCAAGAGCTCTTCCACTCTTGTACAATCTTTGTTAATCGTTTGGTTGGTAATCTTTACCGGCTCTCTTATATTTCAACCTTTCCGTTAGAGAAAGCCCTTTTGATTTCTCCTTCGGCAACCTCTAATTCGGCCTCTCTCACGTAGGTGCCTTATTGTTCCAGCCAACCGCCGCCTGTTCCTCTGTGCTCCACCCTCCTCACTGCTTCTCCGCTTAAGTCACCGGTCTGCTTGGATTTTCAGTAGTAGATTCTATATGCGGCATTTTTAGTCTTTACCAGCCACCAACCTTCTTACCATCTTCTGCTCATGGTCCGTACCGCGAAGTTTAATTTTATGCTTAATGGGGATCTCTCGCCCCcacatattttcttatttagccAGTGTATTTATTTAGTAACGAGATTCGAGTCACACAATCTTTAACATGAGATTTTTGTCTTGTTCAGATTGTACTCTTTTtatggaaatgaaatgaaagttttttcatatatttgaaggataaaacatttattcatgtttaaATATGTATTAGATATCGATATTAAATAGATTACAGATTGCTACCATTAAAAACTCTTAttgaaaaaacaataaataatcaaACTATAGTGATTTTTATCTGTTAATCATAAAAAATCTTAGGCTATCATTTTCATACATCAGTTTTTGGGGTAAAGCTTGATAGGAAGTCCCATGGCAGGATATGGCATTGGTTCCCGAATTATAGGTTCATCAGAGATCATTTCAGTCCAACTATACTTTGTTACAAGATGATGTATTATCAGCAACGTTTCGACTCTAGCGAATTCGATCCCGGCACAAACCCGAGGCCCTGCTCCAAACGGTACGTAAGTATACGGAGGGAACGCTTTCGACGAGGTCTCGAATCTCGATGGATCAAACTTCTCCGGATCTTTGAATATGTTGTTGTCCATGTGAGTCCCCGGAGCCACCCAAAATATCTTTACCAAAACAATAAGTTAGGACTAAAGTGATTGTAACCCAAGAATAAGGGAAGGGGTTGCAAATGCGGAGATTCGAAATCTGGTTTTAGTTTAAATCAACGTAAGGTAAAGTATCATGAAAACTTTTGTTCTAGGAGATAGATTGTATTTTACCGCCTCTGCTAAAAAACGGATAAATTAATCCTAGTacttagatcaaagagcaaattagttccttttttttaaaaaaattcatcccTTTGTACGGTTAAAACTAACGTGGCTGATAGACTAACTTGACAATGACACATGACATATCATGTATATCTCCTACTTACGCATAGCGGCATAGggatcaatttttaacagtaaaaatagataaaatttttaataaaaaaccaatttactctttaatctaacatgcataactaatttgctattttttaatataaaaatcgaAATACAATTTGATTTCTATATGATTCTTTTTATGtcaatgaatgtatatatatatacctgcCATCCTTTGGGAATGTGATAGCCATCAAAAGCGATGTCTTTGGTGACTAGCCTGAAACTGCCTAGCATTGGGGGATTGACCCTCATGAGTTCTTGAGCTACTCTCCATGTATATTTGATCATTTGTATTTCACTCCATGTTAGCTTTCCACCATTTTCTTTCATGGCTTTCAGTACTTCATTTTGCTCTATACAATAACAATATCGTGTCGAAGACAATGTTCAATGATTAGGGATAACAATCGAGCaagatagaaattttttttctttttgcttgtcCAAGCTTTCCACCCGATcgtgaaaataagaaaaaaattaatttgaaggtgatttaaaaattttatattaaataaccgagataaaattataaattttaggttTAAGAAAGCTTAATTtagattgttaaaattttttaaaaaattagattgtCCTGAACGgcttaaaactattaaaaaattaaacactgAGACAAAAAAAAGGGGCGGTTGAactagttttataatttttttttatttacttattgttGGACAGACAATCAAATCACTTGAACATGAAACTGATGATCTGATCAGTTCGATTGTCGATTCGATTGTTAAAACATTAAGTTAAGCTATGTGAGTTTAATCTAAACcagaaaaataaaagtaaaatcttcaaataCATACCTTCAATCACCTTGCTAGAAACCTCTGGATCCCTAGAAAGATGTCTCACAAAAAGGGTAAGCAAAATGGCAGTTGTATCATGGCTAGCCATAATCAACGATAGGAAAACATCAATAATTTCATCTTCCAACAAAGGTTGTCCATTTTCATCCCTCAAAGCAAGGAGACAAGATACGATGTTGTCATCTTCAGTGTCCACATTGCCTTCATCTTCTTGTTTTTTTCTTGTACTGACTATTGTTGAAAGCTTTTGGCAAAGCCTTTGACGTGCTTGTATGGCTGTATGAAACACAGTGCCCGGGAAATGTAATGGGATCGCCCATACTCCTTTGACGGTGAGTGTAAAGTCTTTTAATAGTTCGTCTTTTAAGTTACCGTCGGGTAATCCGAACAGTATGCTGCATGTgatgttgaatgttattttcttcatTAGTGGCACGATTTTTATTGAATCCTTGCCTTGAAGTTCCTGTTTATTACAAAGATTGAattgggttaattttttttatacaatattaggcGTAGAGGATGGAGTAACACGATTTGAACTCGTGTTAAACGGGTCATTGAGAAGAGTTTCAATTACCTCTTCATACAAGTTCTTTTTTTGTCACCAAATTAtagaaagttacaaaatgatgATTCAATCAATTGACTTTTTTGGTCACCAGCCGACTAATCTAAAAAATagaaacacttaaaaatcaaagaTAGTTAGGTGACCATAAAAAATAAATCGAATAGTTGAGtgacaattttgtaacttttcatagttggatgacttaaaaaattactaatagttgggtgacttttttgtaacttttaacaatttgatgacaaaaaaaaaaccatagttgagtgactactaatgtaatttaccTTTAACTTAATCATAAAAGATCGAAAACCTGAACTGTTCAATCTAGAacaaaaaaatattcaaaccAAAAATAACTCCAACTCAGAATAACTTGAACAATTGACTTAAAATGACATCATTGACAAACTAGAATGACTCGATCCCAAAATGGTTCGAACTTGAATTAATACAAACCCGAAATAAATCCAAACCCAAAatgaaaccaaaattttaaaactcaaatcaACTCTTGCCAGATTAATCTGATCTAAAACCAAGCTAGTTTGAATCATACCTTAAATAAGAGAGAACACTCTATCGATTAAGTTGGttactctaaaccctaaact
Protein-coding sequences here:
- the LOC107962366 gene encoding taxadiene 5-alpha hydroxylase; the encoded protein is MDSILTSITNPFSTLNPQLLSIILGASFAVFICFKFILLSPLSGKKLPPGSLGYPFIGDSISFVKSQKQDTTQEWILNRVKKYGPVFKTSILGSKMVIMTGQVGNRFVFSGGADGVSFNQPTSVVKVLGKNSLFEMSGFRHKLIRGAIVNFLKPESIQRFASKMDSLVRQQLFKELQGKDSIKIVPLMKKITFNITCSILFGLPDGNLKDELLKDFTLTVKGVWAIPLHFPGTVFHTAIQARQRLCQKLSTIVSTRKKQEDEGNVDTEDDNIVSCLLALRDENGQPLLEDEIIDVFLSLIMASHDTTAILLTLFVRHLSRDPEVSSKVIEEQNEVLKAMKENGGKLTWSEIQMIKYTWRVAQELMRVNPPMLGSFRLVTKDIAFDGYHIPKGWQIFWVAPGTHMDNNIFKDPEKFDPSRFETSSKAFPPYTYVPFGAGPRVCAGIEFARVETLLIIHHLVTKYSWTEMISDEPIIREPMPYPAMGLPIKLYPKN